The Danio aesculapii chromosome 8, fDanAes4.1, whole genome shotgun sequence genome window below encodes:
- the ppiaa gene encoding peptidyl-prolyl cis-trans isomerase A, producing the protein MARPRVFFDLTAGGNPVGRVVMELRADVVPRTAENFRQLCTGQPGYGYKGSSFHRVIPGFMCQGGDFTNHNGTGGKSIYGNKFEDENFNLKHTGAGCLSMANAGPNTNGSQFFICTALTSWLDGKHVVFGQVVEGLDVIKKVEGYGSNSGKTSAKIIVADCGQL; encoded by the exons ATGGCAAGGCCCAGAGTGTTTTTCGATCTGACCGCCGGCGGCAATCCTGTTGGAAGGGTGGTAATGGAG CTGAGAGCCGACGTTGTCCCCAGAACTGCAG AGAATTTCAGGCAGTTGTGCACAGGTCAGCCTGGCTATGGCTACAAAGGATCCTCCTTCCATCGTGTAATTCCTGGTTTCATGTGCCAG GGAGGTGACTTCACAAACCACAATGGAACTGGTGGCAAGTCCATTTATGGCAACAAGTTCGAGGATGAGAATTTCAACCTGAAACACACTGGTGCTGGCTGCCTGTCAATGGCCAATGCTGGCCCCAACACCAACGGTTCCCAGTTCTTCATCTGCACAGCCCTTACATCATG GCTGGACGGCAAGCACGTTGTCTTTGGGCAGGTTGTGGAGGGCTTAGATGTCATCAAGAAAGTGGAGGGCTATGGTTCCAACAGCGGCAAGACCAGTGCCAAGATCATCGTCGCTGACTGTGGCCAGTTGTAA